Within Topomyia yanbarensis strain Yona2022 chromosome 2, ASM3024719v1, whole genome shotgun sequence, the genomic segment AGCAGAAATACCACCTGTTGATAACAGACAATACGCTTAGCCTAATCAATTTGAGGGGTCGCTGTTTTCCCTGGAACACTGTTTGTGCTTCTTCCCACCAGCAAGCAATTACTTTCTTTTTTTCGCAACCGTGCGCCTCCGTTACACGTGGTTTCAACGATTCACATAAAATCACTTCAACCTTCAACGAAACTACCACCAATCACATGGTAAGGAAACAAAACGCAACTCCCACTGTTGCAGTCGGGTGCAATATCTTTGCCGTCCTTTTTCGATGTGACGGATCAAACTTAGCGTAACGGTATCTGCTTAAATCTTCAACATCCGGTGGGATATTTCGTTAGCCCAGCACTGAACGCGTACAATTCTTAATTTCTACGCAATGCAAAAAAGACGGGTCACTACCACTAGCTCCTACTGTACTTTGATTGACTTCCGTTTCAACCCGAGTTAAATTCCACGAAAATCTAGCGCTCCGAAGAGTCCAACCATCTCAGCTGAACTTTTGCAATGTACTGAGTACGACAAAGCCAGCACGCGACAAACAAAGCGCGATAGAACTGACTGCCGACGACAACGATGACTATCAGTCGATGATGGTGGTGACGGGATCGGTGTGCTACAATGCCAGCATTATTTAAGCTACCATCGTTCGGTTAGTAGGTAACTGAACGATTTTATGGTAGGCGCGAAGCTGCATGTTTTTGGCGGGTAGAAGTTTACACCTTGCTAAGGAGTCCACAACGTTTTTACATATACTAGGTATATAAATAATGTTAAATTGTGCTATTATGTTACATGTTCATGTTCTTCATTCGCTTATGGGGCATTTCCACAGAAATTCCCTAAGTATACCTATCATGGATTCCATATTGTTGATTCAAGCGCAGAACAAATAAGCAATCTTTCTATTTGGTGCTGATACGTCGATTCTTTGTTAACAATATTGAGTATATTCATGTATTTAAATGTACTAAATTTCCGATGATACGATATAACATATTTACTATCAACAACTATCACCGTCGCCGCACGTGAACTTTTGCCGATACGCGAGCCAGCATGTGCACTAGTACACTTGCGCAGCAATGGTATTGACATTGTTGGTAATAAAGCATTGCTAACGAAGACAATGGTTATTCTTCTTAACGATATATAGACCTAAACAAGTCTAAACACATTAGCTGTAAGAAAGGAGAAACCGAAATTTTATGCTCTATACAAATacaacataaaatctcgatttATTGGTgaaaacaaaataaagatgCATTGAAATATTTCAGACCATGCGCTGAAACATGTACGAATGAACATTTGCGGCTTTAATGAATACAGCACAAATCAATTTTACAGTGTAGGTGAAGTGTCAAAGTCGCGCCATCGCAAGGCAAGGGTGCCAGGTCTGCTGATATGTATGTTTATAAGCAGATTGTTGAACAGACAGACCgccgatttttcaaaattttccgatTTTTGCCCTAATTCGGATCCTACCAATCCTCGATAGCTTTACAAATGTAATATTGAATGGCGTCACTATTGCATTGCATCTTTTCATTTTAGAGGGGCAGGCATAGtgtgttcgattcccaacccggatggtaagatttttttctagagagatttttctaatcctaAAAACAAACGACCATAAAAGTATAAAACCTACaatatcgaaataaaaaaaactttggtgTTTACTCTGTTGTTCGACACAATCGGTTAAAGTCAGCCAACATCCTTATCTTTAAATCTAGAATTTGTCAATAGAAAGCATCTTAATAAGTCCAGCTGGAATCCTGGCTGGTTTTAGTTAGTATTTCGGATCTAGTAACACAACctattctaattagaatcggtgctgtcactggagccggataCTAACTAGAGCTAGCCAGAATTCCGTTTCATTTTCCGAAGAAATTTAATGTGGTCGTTTTCCACCCAATCGGTTGGGATCACTTTGTCAGTTTGacataatgaaaaaaaacattaactAGCAAAACGTTTTGGGGTTTCAGTTTTCATTCATTCATGGTGTTAGTGTTGGTTACGATAGAATGACTTCATGTTACTTTCATAGTTAAAGATCCTGTTCGTTCtagcaaatacaaatttgtatttggttctaGTAATCGCTGTCTCACAACAAATTAGGTTTTTGATTCAAGACATTTTCTTAACTTTTGCATCAACTTTTGCGGCCATTTATTTGAATAAACGGCTAATATGcattttcattcaattttatttCTTTGATCTTCATCTTTTCTGTATCGATTTTTTAGgccattttcggcaaatttaatatTAAGAGATACGAAAGCTctaaaattgaaagacggataaaTATGCTATAGAGAATCAATTATAAAcgtagaacggaaaactagaactagactAGCCCGTATTGACACGATCGAAAACAAATGTGAAGAATGCTGATAGGAGTCATGCGTTTCACCCGAGTTAGCTCCATGGTTGATGAGAGATAACTCATTGTCATGTTTTGCCACCGACAACGGCAAAAGAATCTTCACAAATTCTCTCCTCCAAAGCATCAAGCCATGTGCGcaagcattagaaatgcgagGGTATGGAATTTTTCGTACCCGGGCCTGACCCGAGCACGAATATTGTTTTTGCTAGTTTGGCCGAATCTGACCCCGACACGTACcccgaaaaaaatccaaacccgAAACCGACCTATACTGCCCATACTCGCATATTAGTCCCATATGATTGTCCAtcatttttgagttatcgtcACAAACAATGCTTATTATTACTATACTTCGGAAATCAAAGGAAAAATGATGAGTTTGATCGGCGAAAtgcgaaaaaaatatcaaaccatGTGTGTCACATATAAAAAGTACTCATATGTTATTtccaaagaaaaaagttttttttcgttgtAATAATAAAGTATTTTTGTATTACGGCGTTTATGTATTAATACAGTTATTGTACTGTAATTTAACAGCAATTTATATTTAGAAAATCAGGCTTTTTGTTAATTATGCTTAACAGGCAAGTTTCTCCAGAAGAATTTCTGCTTCTCTCTTATAAGTGGTAAAATTACACCATTCAGCGCATCTTTTCGAGTATTCTCCAGACCAACTATGTGTTTCTGATACTTCAGCGTGCTTTCAAAGCAGAATCCTTCAGCGGTAACAAGCTTTAGTTgctttttggaaaacaacataCAGTTTTCCAATAGTCCATCGTCAGAGACAGTACCGTTGTACTGCAATCCCAAACTTCCTTTTCGCACAATTATCCGCCTGATTTGGTCAATGTACGGGCGATTTTTGCATTGGTTCAATGTATATTGGCTGACACTAAACGTTGCTTGGAAGAAATTTTCCGCTTGCATGTCCAAAACATCAACATTTTTCTTCGCTATTGAAACAGTATTAATAAATTCCGGGAAAGTAACTGGCGGATTTTTACGCATTGCCTTTTCTACAGCAGCATGGAAAGAATCGGCTGCCATAAATGTATGTCCGGATTCAAAAAATTTGAGGACTATTTCTTGCACATGAACTGACTTGGAGTTGATTAACAGAACCAAATGAAGGAATAGACCCCAATTTTTATTCTGAGCCGCGCAATTATCCACCAAGAAAGTAATTCTGCGTAGACTATCGAGGTGCCTAATACCCGATTAAAACAGCTGATGATATCATTTGCTGATCTGCCTGCAACTGCTTCATTCCACAGGCATGCTATGATATCGTTATATCTAGCGTAGTTTCCAACTGGAGCAAATGACTCATTAAACGCTAAAAGACGTTGTGAAAAACAATGGTCTTGAAACCTTCGAGGCGCGGCAGCTGGATaacttttaaagaaaaaagttataaaaacttTTGATATCTACAGACGAATCAAATGATGCAAACCTTCTGTAGATCAACAGCCAGCACTATTTCGTTCGGCCTTACTATATCGCTATCCGTGCGATATGCATCACGTGACTGCTTTGCAAACGCCAAATGCTTCACGTACCTTTCACAAACAGAACAACCAGATATCGAATCTCCATCGTTGTGACCAGAATTATTTCTATGTTGCGTGGCTATAGTACACGTTTCACATTCCTCATGCCCAAGCTTTACGAGTGAAATGTGAAGTTGTTTCAATATCCTCTGCAAAAGAATGTGTAACTAACCCTCAACATAGGGTGCGCATCTTGATATTGGTCGTACATTTCTTTTACTGTTAGGTCCGATGGCAAATAAAGCCTGTTCGGAGCATGTTCACGGCGGTAATGCGAAATCGTCGGATTATACAAAAATATATGTGCTTTTACAGCATCCTTTTTATCGGTGTTCCTCTGGTATTTACCTCGCTTTTTAGACCTAACTAACCCATTCTTATCTGATTCAAGACACCGATATATTATATTTCTGTGAATAAAAATTATCTAAATAATGAAATAAACATCTATAAGAACTATTTTACCCGCAGTCTTTTCCATAGCCAATAGtgttcaaaaaaattttctgCAAATTGCAGCTTACGAAGATCGAtcagtttatgaaaatttttgctTCTTTTTTTAATGGGCACCCGATGAACCCTTTCGCGGATAAAAGTAGTCTGTCCGAAGTAGTCCAGCTTCCAAAAAGCTCGATGGATAGTTGTGCGATCGTTTTTCGATATTATATTGGTACATTCCTTCCGGCATTCACAAAGGACGAGCTTTGGCGGATGCAAAATACGACGGTTCTTCAAGACACCAGCCTGACGGTGTTCTTATTTTGTTATTCTGCGTTTTCTTCTACGTACCTCTCCAAAATAGCTTCCTTCCGAATCAATCGATTCACTAGTAGTGCTTGCATTGTCCATCGAAAGATCGTCGCCGTCTGAAAAAGTTCCGTGTATTTCTCTGTCATCAACCTGACTAAAAGTGCCAAGCATGGAAATTTCCGGGAACTTCTCCCAAGTGTTGATCGAATCGAATCCACCAAAATCCGAATCTGAACTAGCTTCACTACCAGATCCACTTTCGTACACTTTAATTGCGTCAAGAGCTGACATACTTAAAGAAGTTGTTATTATTTACACCAGATATTTTAAAATCAAAGCACGTGCAATGTGCCAACGGACGAGAAAAATTAAGCATACTAGATGTGAGACTGATATGCGGGTACATTTGAGTTCGTCAACAGAAGTACCCGCATATGAGTCCTATCTAGTTTTATCAATGatttaacaaaaaaagtaattttaatTATATTTCACTATGAAAGAAGTGCATAGGTCTCAATTGAAGTATATAGTACAATAGCATAAAGATTTACTTCTGAGAAGTGTGAAAAAAAGAAAAGTAATGCAAAAGCATAAATTCGCCTTTTTCTCGCCATGGTGATTTTtcatatgggactgatatgcgagtATGGGCAGTATACCTGCATTAAAAATCTTAAACGCTATATACAACCTTAACCCGAAAATGTAGGGGAGTTCAAGCCTAGTTGGCAGTGTTTATTTTTATCTCTTTGATTCAGGGTTTAACCTTTAATCTCTTTATCTTCTATAAATCGTGCACTATCGAAAAAATAATCAATCATGTAATACATTAAACCTCAcggtaaattaaaatttttaaaattaagaGAATTATTAGAGGATTATTTTATGACTGATAATGtgacgtgacgttacaacgcgtcacaaattagaactttcaacgtatttcaattaaagtcaaatcatcaaattctagCATATGcagtttatgttgattgaatctttcataaaattttgtctactttccgaatatgtaataagttttgatgtggGCCTTTATTTGATAAAGTTAAAACATATTTGTcgcatgaagattcgtcaaatcgttgtaaacgtcacgaaagagcATCATTTAACTTTATATCCATTTTGTGACAAAGGGAATGGTAGCAGTTGTGCGACGTAGATGCGATTAAGCTTAAAGTTTTTGACGGCCCCTTGTAATATACTGATTCAACAGAACAATTTTATGTTATCCAAATGCCCAGGAAAATATACCAAATAAatcagagcggtctctgccagaaaatttcgTGACTGAGAGGGCTTTGACGCCttcaacgcaacgcaaaatacattctaAATTTCAtacatttcaaatttgaatgcaagaaaattcatttaatatagttgattttttaaaatacatcATAAGTAATCGCcgcactaggggcagatcactctaggaatgtataacaaatttgcatcaacttagaaaagatgcatttaatttccatttttgcatcaactttgcactccctcgcagaaaaaatTACTTAACAATCgttctacgctgatccactttgttcgatgttttattgaatgtagggctgtttttgtagggttttgacgtcacGACACGACACGCAACGTAAAATACATTGCaagcaacgcaaaatgcattacgaatttctattttgatggaaagaaatgcatttcatttcgttgatttttaaaaatacatcacaagtgatctgccactAGTCGCCGCATCATAAGTGATCACCGCGGTGATCGCCTGAAAAATCAGCGAAACTAAATGCATTTCATTCcattaaaatagaaattcataatgtcgCGTGCattgtattttgcgttgcgtgtacacacagaaaaaaaaaattggtgaaagtaagagtgttccgctcttagtaaaaaacaaccaacgccaactattaggttgaaagtaaaacttttaaatttatcaagaataataatcaaagtaaaagttttccttttatgcaaatgaagaatagtactcaaaacaaaagttttatatttaaactaagagtatgcgttggttgtttttgctaagagtgaaaaacttttatttttgccaacatttttttctgtgtgtaggacgtcaaaaaactagccctacattcaacaaaatttcgaacaaagtggatcagcgtatggcgtttgttaaacaaacttttctgcgagggagtgtaaAGTgattgcaaaaatggaaattaaatctattttttctaatttgatgcaaatttgttatacattcttagagtgatctgcccctagaatcTGCCCCTAACCTTCACTTCTAGTCCGTAAATTGCCAATGGTAAACAAACCGGGTTTatttgaaaatgatttcaaatttcgcgaaaattttactaatttcaGATAATTATGATTATTATTGATATTCCAATAGTTTAACGTAGAAAAACTCTAATAAGaaaactgcggagagaaaaacagcatttttggcaacgtatgccccggcattgtatggcaacacgtccaatgttataaggataggcaatgttcgattggattcgttttttgacagctaaacgcgaatccaatcgatccaaaatggagtctccgcagttctctttctagagtttttctagtttaacggccaatttcttcacttgtatgaaaaccggttttggttgaaaaccggttttcggctaattggCCAACACTGgatgaaaactggttttcagcgaaaaccggttttcatccagtgaagaaattggccgtctatttgaagaaattggccgtctATTTGTATTCTTACAAAACATTACAATTTTCTGGTTTCCCTGTTCACCTATTTGCGAATGTTTGCGGATACACCATTTCAAAAAAGCAGTTCATAAAAATTCACATTTATTTTGCAGGGGCTGGCATCCCTGTTGCAAGTGAACTAAACTGAGTtttacaagatgacgacacgaatgaactcatgatgaatgaagttcatgtttgacaattctcggtggtttgtttactttgtcagttgcgtgagttcgagggcaacgggtgctcatctgttgcatttgcactcacgtaactcccatgtaaacaaaccaccgagaattgtcaaacgaagttcatccggctcattttgttgggttatgtcggttggtgtaaaacctaactTTACCAAAcaaaccagagatgccagatttgcagacaagtctgcaaattcgcagacttttaatttaagctgcagattttttcgatgacgcagatatttgcagattttttagtttggttgcagatatttgaagatttttgaatataaaggcttttggttacactagctttcctgacattttttgttctttccagacttttaaaattattattgcagacatttgaaaaaagtacctggcatctctgaaaCAAACATAACCTTATAAAACGTAAAACGTCGAAGAGGTGGTAGGTTCTTGTTTTCCGCTAAGCTGCTCTTCCGATAGTTTTCCGTATGGTTTTTTCCTGTTTTACTGGAAAATTGGTTAGAAATCAACACCTTTGAACGTTTCCAGGTAAGAATACATATTTTTTATACAAAGCCGAAACCATTTCATGATCTTTGTTACGTTAGTTATTTTTTGATCGCTTATGTTTGAAACTCTACCATCGTAATGCGTGTCTGCTACTTTCGTTgctcaataaataataattcATTATTAGTTATCAACTTATCAGAATTATTCTACGTTTTGATTAAATGGAAGTTTTCCAGAAAATTTTCACCTCGGTTACCATGGTTTCTTAAGGTAACACTTTATTGTTGCAGATTCACCTAGGAAACGATGGCCGAATTGGACAAGATTGAAGTCCGGGATATAACCCGTATCGAACGTATTGGTGCCCATTCGCACATCCGGGGTCTAGGGTTGGACGATGTTCTCGAGGCTCGTGCTGTTTCACAGGGAATGGTAGGTCAGAAGGAAGCTCGCCGTGCCGCTGGAATCGTAGTGCAGATGGTTCGTGAAGGAAAGATTGCAGGTCGGTGCATTTTGCTGGCTGGGGAACCAAGTACGGGAAAGACCGCGATTGCCGTCGGGATGGCACAAGTAACTATTATGAAACTTCGTTTGTATTGGAATTTATTcaaacatttgtttttcaggCTCTTGGTAACGAAACTCCTTTCACCAGCATGTCTGGCTCGGAGATCTATTCGCTTGAGATGAATAAAACGGAGGCACTTTCCCAGGCGCTGCGCAAAAGTATAGGGGTGCGCATCAAAGAAGAAACGGAAATAATCGAAGGCGAAGTTGTGGAAATTCAGATTGACCGACCTGCTACCGGAACTGGGCAGAAAGTGGGCAAAGTGACCATAAAAACAACAGATATGGAAACCAACTACGATTTGGGTAACAAGATTATCGAATGCTTCatgaaagaaaaaattcaaGCAGGTGATGTCATTACTATCGACAAGGCCTCTGGTAAAGTTAGCAGGTTAGGAAGAAGTTTTACCAGAGCAAGAGATTATGACGCTACTGGAGCGCAAACTAGATTTGTTCAATGTCCCGAAGGAGAGCTTCAAAAGAGAAAAGAGGTGGTACATACCGTGACCTTGCACGAGATAGATGTAATCAACAGCAGAACGCACGGGTTCCTGGCTTTGTTCGCTGGCGATACCGGTGAAATTAAACAGGAAGTTCGCGATCAAATCAACAGTAAAGTCATGGAATGGCGTGAAGAAGGCAAAGCTGAAATTAATCCAGGAGTACTATTTATTGACGAAGCCCACATGCTGGACATTGAATGTTTTTCATATCTTAACAGAGCTCTGGAAAGTGATATGGCCCCAGTAGTCGTGATGGCCACTAACCGTGGAATCACAAAGATTCGCGGAACAAACTATCGCAGTCCGCACGGAATTCCGATCGATTTGTTAGACAGAATGATAATTATAAGAACGGTTCCGTACACCGCAAAGGAGGTCAAGGATATTCTTAAGATTCGATGCGAAGAGGAAGATTGTCAAATTAAAGACGATGCTTTGATGGTGTTGGGTCGCATCGCTACTGAAACTAGTCTTCGCTATGCCATACAGTCTATTACGACAGCACACTTGGTGAGTAAACGACGCAAAGCTGGAGAGATCACAGTGGAAGACATCCGGAAAGTTTATTCACTATTTCTGGACGAGAAACGCTCAAGTCAGATTATGAAAGAGTATCAGGATGAGTATATGTTCTACGATGATGGATTGGCAAAATCAGACCAGGCTATGGAGACGAACTAGTTTGTAAGGTGAGTTAAACTACGTGCTTAAAGACATATTCCATGATTGCTTCATAAAAACCTACTTATTCAAACGCGCTGATCAATATAAGAAGTTGATAAACCAAACGGTGTTTAGCAGCGACCAAAAACTTAGTCCGAAACGCCATGCACCACTAGGTTTTACTCATAATCGATTCAGcacaaatttttaattttcttgacttttttgtttttattctcgTAAAATCAGTACGAACAATTTTTCATACCTACTAAAGTTAATTGATACGAACGACTGATTCGTCGTGGAAGGTGCACGCTATCTTTAATGATACGAGTTATTCAACAATGATAATGTTAGATAATAGTATATCATCCAAAGTCAACGTTGCCAAGCTAGAA encodes:
- the LOC131685107 gene encoding ruvB-like helicase 2; its protein translation is MAELDKIEVRDITRIERIGAHSHIRGLGLDDVLEARAVSQGMVGQKEARRAAGIVVQMVREGKIAGRCILLAGEPSTGKTAIAVGMAQALGNETPFTSMSGSEIYSLEMNKTEALSQALRKSIGVRIKEETEIIEGEVVEIQIDRPATGTGQKVGKVTIKTTDMETNYDLGNKIIECFMKEKIQAGDVITIDKASGKVSRLGRSFTRARDYDATGAQTRFVQCPEGELQKRKEVVHTVTLHEIDVINSRTHGFLALFAGDTGEIKQEVRDQINSKVMEWREEGKAEINPGVLFIDEAHMLDIECFSYLNRALESDMAPVVVMATNRGITKIRGTNYRSPHGIPIDLLDRMIIIRTVPYTAKEVKDILKIRCEEEDCQIKDDALMVLGRIATETSLRYAIQSITTAHLVSKRRKAGEITVEDIRKVYSLFLDEKRSSQIMKEYQDEYMFYDDGLAKSDQAMETN